The Gemmatimonadota bacterium genome includes the window ATCCTTCTTCTCGTGGTACTGCAGGGACAGCGCGTGGCCCGCCCGAACAACCAGGACCTTACCCACGTAACCGGGCGCAACTGCCCATATCAGTTCGTGTCCCCAGGGCTTTTCCACCCGTTCGGGAACGAACGGCCCTGGCGTGCTGGCGGGATTCATGCGGCGCCAAGGTAAAGTCGCCCTACGGCCCGGGCAAGCGATCCGCCCCAACCTAAAGCTGACATCTCAACGCGTAGCCTCATCGATCTGTGACGTTTCGGTGACCCGATGATGACCTCTCTCTCACTTCGCTCGAACCTTTCACGGATATTCTCCTGACACCGCCGGCGGCTCGCGTGGCTCCCCAGCCGACCACGACGGTCAGGAGCGCGCCGACCGCAGCGTACCACAGCCCGTGGAAGAGCGGGCGTACGACCCCGAACTGCTGAACCGCCCACAGCGCGGTCATGATCATGAACGTTGTCGCCATGGCGATGACCACCTGGCGCTCGCCCGCGGCGGGCACCACCAGGCCCAGCAGGTAGGCGCCCAGCAGCCCGCCGTAGGTGAACGATGCCACCTGAAGCGCGACCACGACCACCGGCGTGTCCGAAGCCGCGAACTGGAACAGGATCGCGCCGCCGGTCAGGATAACCGCCCAGGCCAGGGTAAACCTGCGGCCCGCCCTGAGCAGGTCGGCGCCGGATCTGCCGGTGAGCGGCGCGTACAGATCCAGCGTGGTGGACGAGGCCAGCGCGTTCAGCGAAGACGACACGGTGGACATCGCGGCGGCCAGCAGCGCGGCCACGATCAGCCCCGCCAGTCCCGGCGGGAACCGCTCGATCACGAAGGCCGTGAGCACCTCGTCGTTGGTCGCGAACGGCCTGCCTCCGTAGTAGGCGAACAGGCCCACGCCCACGGTGAGGAAAAGCGCGAATTGCGCGAACACCAGGAACCCGCTCGCCACCACCGCGCGCCGCGCCGCGGCCAGCCCACGCGCCGCCAGCAGGCGCTGCACGATCAGGTGGTCGACGCCGTGGCTCGCGAGGGAGAGGAACGCCCCGCCCACCAGGCCGGTGACCACCCAGCGCGCGTCCGCAGGCCCCCCGGCCACATGGAGGATCCGGAAGCGGCCGGCGTCGCGGCCCGCGGCCACGATGCCCTCCCACCCGCCCGGCACCGCGCGCACCAGCAGCACGAGCGCGGCCACCCCGCCCACCACGTACAGGGCCATCTGCGCCACGTCCACCCAGACCACCGAGCGCAGGCCGCCGCGGTACGTGTAGAGCAGCGTCGCGCCCCCGGCGAGCGCGATGGCGCCGGCGTAAGGCAGTCCGGTCACGAGCGCCACGGGGATTGCCACGGCGAAGAGGCGCACGCTGTCTCCGAGCGCGCGGGTAACGAGGAACGCCACCGAGGCGAAGCGGCGAGCGGAGGGGCCGAAGCGGTGCTCGAGGAAGGCGTACGCGGTGAGGTAGTCGCCGCGGAAGTAACCGGGCAGCAGCAGCGCGGCGACCGCAACGCGGCCCACCAGATAGCCCGCCGCCAGTTGCAGGAACCAGAAGTCCCCGCCGTAGGACACGGCCGGCACGCTGATGAAGGTGAGCGCGCTGGTTTCGGTCGCCACCACGGAGAGGGAGATGGCCCACCAGGGGAGCCCGCTCCCCGCGAGGAAGTAGTCGCGCGTGCTCTCCTGCCGGCCCCCTGCCAAGGTGCCGAGGGCCACCACCCCCGCCAGGTAGACCCCGACGACGGCGAGATCCAGCGGCCCCAGACCGCTCACCGGGCCGGGGCCTTCGGAGGCGACCTTCGGCTCAGGGGACGGTCACGCGACCGACGGTGTTGGCGTCGGTGCCGAACCAGATTGTGCGAGTGGGGGCGTGGAAGACCATGTGCCTCACCGAGCCGCCGCCGCTCGGAATGGCGGTCTTCACGAAGAAGTATTCTGTTTCGGGATCGAAGCCGATCAGCATGTTCGGTTGCTGCCGCGTTTCGACGAACCAGATGCGGTCCCGGTCGTCGATCGCCATGGCGTACGGACCCGACTGCTCCGCCCCCGGCGCGCGCCACTCGCGAACCGCGCGGGTCTCGGGGTCGAGCCGCCCCACGTAGCCCTGCGCGTAGTCCACGTACCAGACACCGCCGTCGGTGGTCAGCCCGATGCGGCGCGGGCGAGCCTCGGAGCGCGGCAGCCGGATTTCCTCGTACTCCATGGTGGCCGGGTCCACGGTGCCGAGGACGTTGGTGCCCACCTCCGCGATCCAGGGCCGCCCGGCGCCGTCCACCGCTATGCCGTACGGCCTGGCGGCCTGGGTGGGCACGTCGAGCAGCTCCACCTCGCGGGTGCTGCGCGTGAGGCGGCCGACCTTGTTGGAGCTCTGCAGCGTGAACCAGATGTGGTCGTCGCCGCTGAAGACCAGCGTGTGCGGGTCGCGCGCCGCCTCGTCGGGCATCATGACCTTCTCGACGGCGCCGGTTTCGGGGTCCATGATGCCGATGTGCCGCGCCCGGTTGCCCGCGTACCATATGGCGCCCTCGTCGTCCACGATGAGGTTGTGCGGGCCGGCGCCGTCGTCCAGCGGGAAGCGCGTGAACTCCCCGGACTCCGGGTCGAGCACGGCTACGTAGTGGGTGCGCTGTCCCACGAACCACACGCGGCCGTCCGGCGCGACGTAGGGATCGCGCGGGCGGCTGTTCAGGTAGGGCACCCGCCATTCGCGGATCTCCACCGCGCCCGGGAGGTCGATGTCCTGCGCGGTGGCGCCCATGGCGGCCAGCACGATCCCCACCAGCGCGGCCGAAAGCACGCGTGCGATTCCAGGCATTCTTCTCCTCGGGTTGTTCCTCACGATCAGCGTCGCGCTACGTTCGGGCGCGGCCGCGCGGGGGTGTCGACGATGGCACGTTGGACGGCGTCGTGCACGTCGCGCCGCAAATCGAAGATCATGCGGTTCGCCGCCGACGGGTTGATCCTGTTGGTCAGCAGGACCACGAACAGGTCCTGGTCCGGATCGAACCACAGCGACGTGCCGGTGAACCCGGTGTGCCCGAAGGAGCGCTCGGAAAACAGGTCTCCAGCGCTGCTGCGCTCGCTCGGGGTGTCCCACCCCAGCGCCCGGGTGGTACCAGGCCCCTGCGTGCGGACGAACGTCTCGACGGTGGACGAGCGCACGAGCTCGCGACCCGCGAAGCGCCCGCGATCCATCACGAACTGGGCGAGGACGGCCAGGTCGCGGGCGCTGGAGAACAGCCCCGCGTGGCCGGCCACTCCGCCCAGCGCGAAGGCGTTCGGGTCGTGCACGGAGCCCCGCACGTGGCCCCGCCCGCCGGCCCGGTCCACCTCGGTGGGCGCCACGCGCTGCAGGCACTGGCACGGGAAGGCCGTCTGCTCGGGGCTGAAGCCGGTCTCGCGGAGGGACAGCGGTCCGATCACGTAGCGGCGGACGAACTCGTCCAGCCCGAGCCCGGACACGCGCTCGATCACCTTGCCGACGAGGATCGGCCCCAGGTCGCTGTAGACCGTGCGTTCACCGCGTTCGTACGCTGGGTCCAGCGCGGCGATCGCCCTTACCGGCCGCTCGCTGGCGCCGGGCGTCAGCCACAGGCGCTCGAAGGCCGGCAGCCCCGAGTCGTGGCGCAACAGGTTGCGCAGCGACACCGGCGCCAGTGGGCCGGCGGCCGGCCACTCGCTCAGGTACCTGCGCAGAGGTGCGTCGAGCTCCACGTCGCCGGCGTCCGCCAGCATCATCACCGCCGTCGTGGTGGCGAGGGTCTTCGTGAGCGAGGCCAGGTCCCAGATGGTGGAATCGTCCACCGCGGGCGCCCCGGGCGCCCAATCCAGGTGCCCGTAGCCCCGCAGGCGCACCAGCCGGCCCCGCCGCCCCA containing:
- a CDS encoding lyase, which encodes MPGIARVLSAALVGIVLAAMGATAQDIDLPGAVEIREWRVPYLNSRPRDPYVAPDGRVWFVGQRTHYVAVLDPESGEFTRFPLDDGAGPHNLIVDDEGAIWYAGNRARHIGIMDPETGAVEKVMMPDEAARDPHTLVFSGDDHIWFTLQSSNKVGRLTRSTREVELLDVPTQAARPYGIAVDGAGRPWIAEVGTNVLGTVDPATMEYEEIRLPRSEARPRRIGLTTDGGVWYVDYAQGYVGRLDPETRAVREWRAPGAEQSGPYAMAIDDRDRIWFVETRQQPNMLIGFDPETEYFFVKTAIPSGGGSVRHMVFHAPTRTIWFGTDANTVGRVTVP
- a CDS encoding sodium:solute symporter — its product is MSGLGPLDLAVVGVYLAGVVALGTLAGGRQESTRDYFLAGSGLPWWAISLSVVATETSALTFISVPAVSYGGDFWFLQLAAGYLVGRVAVAALLLPGYFRGDYLTAYAFLEHRFGPSARRFASVAFLVTRALGDSVRLFAVAIPVALVTGLPYAGAIALAGGATLLYTYRGGLRSVVWVDVAQMALYVVGGVAALVLLVRAVPGGWEGIVAAGRDAGRFRILHVAGGPADARWVVTGLVGGAFLSLASHGVDHLIVQRLLAARGLAAARRAVVASGFLVFAQFALFLTVGVGLFAYYGGRPFATNDEVLTAFVIERFPPGLAGLIVAALLAAAMSTVSSSLNALASSTTLDLYAPLTGRSGADLLRAGRRFTLAWAVILTGGAILFQFAASDTPVVVVALQVASFTYGGLLGAYLLGLVVPAAGERQVVIAMATTFMIMTALWAVQQFGVVRPLFHGLWYAAVGALLTVVVGWGATRAAGGVRRISVKGSSEVRERSSSGHRNVTDR